One genomic window of Nitrosomonas sp. Is35 includes the following:
- a CDS encoding glutamine--tRNA ligase/YqeY domain fusion protein, protein MKEKPETNSSVEATPANFIRNIIDEDNRSGKWNGRVETRFPPEPNGYLHIGHAKSICLNFGIAHDYGGLCHLRFDDTNPEKEAQEYVDSICDSVSWLGFDWGKHLYYSSDYFDQLYEFAEYLITQDKAYVESLSADEIREYRGTLIHPGKNSPYRDRPAAESLDLFRRMKAGEFADGQYVLRAKIDMASPNINMRDPVIYRIRHVHHQRTGDQWCIYPMYDYTHCISDALERITHSLCTLEFEDHRPLYDWVLDQLADKVPCHPQQIEFARLNLTYTVMSKRKLIELVEKKLVDGWDDPRLSTLAGVRRRGFTPRAIRLFAERIGISKADSWIDMSILEDCLREDLNEHAPRRVAVLKPLKLIIDNYPEDQQEDCFAPNHPQKPEWGKRTIPFSKVLYIERDDFMETPVKGYFRLSPGAEVRLRYAYLVKCVSIDKNAQGDIEVIHCTYDPDTKSGTPGADSRKVKGNIHWLSVKHAQVAEVRLYDRLFTDPHPDSGDKDYKTALNPGSKQIITAYVEQSLCDAQPEQSFQFERNGYFVADRLDMKPGKPVFNRAVTLRDSWGKAVASSV, encoded by the coding sequence TTGAAAGAAAAACCAGAAACCAATTCATCTGTTGAGGCAACACCGGCCAATTTTATCCGCAATATTATCGACGAAGATAATCGTTCCGGAAAATGGAACGGACGTGTGGAAACGCGCTTCCCGCCCGAGCCCAATGGCTATTTGCACATCGGCCACGCCAAGAGCATTTGCCTGAATTTCGGTATCGCACATGATTACGGTGGCTTGTGTCATTTGCGTTTCGACGATACCAATCCGGAAAAGGAAGCGCAGGAATATGTCGACTCGATTTGCGACAGCGTGTCATGGCTGGGGTTTGATTGGGGCAAACACCTGTATTATTCGTCCGATTACTTCGATCAACTGTACGAATTCGCCGAATACCTGATCACTCAGGATAAAGCCTACGTCGAGAGTCTTTCCGCCGATGAGATCCGCGAATACCGCGGCACACTCATTCATCCCGGCAAGAACAGTCCCTATCGTGACCGCCCGGCCGCTGAAAGCCTGGATTTATTCCGCCGTATGAAGGCCGGTGAGTTTGCCGACGGTCAATACGTGCTGCGCGCCAAGATCGACATGGCGTCACCCAACATCAACATGCGCGACCCGGTGATTTACCGCATCCGTCATGTGCATCACCAGCGCACCGGCGATCAATGGTGCATTTATCCGATGTACGATTACACGCATTGTATTTCCGACGCATTGGAACGCATCACGCACTCCCTGTGCACTTTGGAATTTGAAGATCACCGTCCGTTGTACGATTGGGTGCTGGATCAATTGGCGGATAAAGTGCCGTGCCATCCGCAGCAAATCGAATTTGCCCGGCTCAATCTGACCTATACCGTGATGAGCAAGCGCAAACTGATCGAATTGGTGGAGAAGAAATTGGTCGATGGCTGGGACGACCCGCGTTTGAGTACCCTGGCCGGTGTGCGCCGCCGTGGTTTTACGCCGCGTGCGATTCGCCTGTTTGCCGAACGCATTGGCATCAGCAAGGCGGATTCCTGGATCGACATGAGCATATTGGAAGATTGTTTGCGCGAGGACTTAAACGAACATGCGCCGCGCCGTGTTGCCGTTCTGAAGCCGCTCAAACTGATCATCGATAACTACCCGGAAGATCAGCAAGAAGACTGCTTTGCGCCGAATCACCCGCAAAAACCGGAATGGGGCAAACGCACGATCCCGTTTTCCAAAGTGCTGTACATCGAGCGCGACGATTTCATGGAAACGCCGGTCAAAGGCTATTTTCGTTTGTCGCCGGGCGCGGAAGTGCGTTTGCGTTATGCCTATCTGGTCAAATGCGTCAGCATCGATAAAAATGCGCAAGGTGACATCGAAGTGATTCACTGCACTTATGATCCCGATACCAAAAGCGGAACGCCCGGCGCGGATAGCCGCAAAGTCAAAGGCAATATCCATTGGCTCTCGGTCAAGCATGCGCAAGTAGCGGAAGTGCGCTTGTACGACCGCTTGTTTACCGATCCCCATCCAGATAGCGGTGACAAGGACTACAAGACCGCGTTGAATCCCGGATCGAAACAAATCATCACCGCGTATGTGGAACAATCGCTGTGCGATGCGCAACCGGAACAAAGCTTCCAGTTCGAGCGTAACGGCTATTTTGTCGCCGACCGGCTCGATATGAAACCCGGTAAGCCGGTGTTCAATCGCGCGGTGACGTTGCGCGATTCGTGGGGGAAGGCTGTGGCTTCAAGTGTGTAA
- a CDS encoding DUF6776 family protein: MFKLFQKKPQILSQRVVVRPHRSWQFYLAAAAIVCPLLAALSWGMYEAGRHSVDELDDRIEEKPSYLFDPGSCRQTKKQQLCTQIGDLIQQVQISNTANQNLAEEVKSLAAENDHLKEKLEFFHNLVANNTKSGISIYQFSLKETQTPGQYRYALTLIQGGERPNDFKGNLRFKVKLLQKDKSKVIPLINKNSKQDFPISFKFIHRLEEHFQVSPDTIVENIQVQIYKNGDKKPIATETVQPAS, from the coding sequence GTGTTCAAACTTTTCCAGAAAAAACCGCAAATTCTCTCCCAGCGCGTTGTCGTACGCCCGCACCGTTCATGGCAATTCTACTTAGCCGCAGCCGCAATAGTCTGCCCCTTACTGGCTGCGCTTTCCTGGGGCATGTACGAAGCAGGCCGGCACTCTGTGGATGAGCTGGACGATAGGATCGAGGAGAAACCGTCGTATTTATTTGATCCAGGCAGTTGCCGGCAAACCAAGAAGCAACAATTGTGCACGCAGATTGGTGATTTGATTCAACAAGTGCAAATCAGCAATACCGCCAACCAGAATCTCGCCGAAGAGGTGAAGTCGCTCGCTGCCGAAAATGATCATCTCAAGGAAAAACTGGAGTTTTTCCACAATCTTGTCGCCAACAATACAAAAAGCGGGATTTCCATTTATCAATTCAGTCTGAAAGAAACACAAACACCGGGCCAGTACCGCTACGCGCTCACACTCATCCAGGGTGGAGAAAGACCGAATGATTTCAAGGGGAACTTAAGATTCAAAGTAAAATTGCTGCAGAAGGACAAAAGTAAAGTAATACCGCTGATCAATAAGAATTCTAAACAGGATTTTCCTATCAGCTTCAAGTTCATCCATCGGCTGGAAGAGCATTTCCAAGTATCTCCAGACACCATCGTGGAGAACATTCAAGTGCAAATTTACAAAAATGGCGACAAAAAACCTATCGCTACTGAAACTGTCCAACCGGCATCGTGA
- a CDS encoding TetR/AcrR family transcriptional regulator: MKKSKLDLREAIVDTAIAIAERSNWEAVRLFDVAAELDITLDEIRVHFREKEDLVDAWFDRADSQMLRAAETVEFMSLPPRERLQLLTMAWLDALTAHRKVTRQMIGAKLEPGHLHIQIPAIMRVSRTVQWLREAAQRDATSVRRALEETALTTIYLATFVYWMQDDSENSQNTRDFLAHKLKYAESLDHLVYRTSHEETVADAATETQSPHEIPESLESSPLTEPVVHERHAKSG, from the coding sequence ATGAAGAAAAGTAAGCTTGATTTACGTGAAGCAATTGTTGATACGGCAATCGCCATCGCGGAACGTTCTAACTGGGAAGCAGTACGGTTATTTGATGTAGCGGCGGAACTCGATATTACGCTGGATGAAATCCGGGTTCATTTCCGCGAAAAGGAGGATCTGGTCGATGCCTGGTTCGACCGGGCCGACAGCCAGATGCTACGGGCGGCGGAAACGGTTGAATTCATGTCGCTGCCGCCACGCGAACGCTTGCAGTTGCTCACGATGGCTTGGCTGGATGCCTTGACCGCACACCGTAAGGTTACGCGGCAGATGATCGGCGCCAAGCTGGAGCCTGGTCACCTGCATATCCAAATTCCCGCCATCATGCGCGTCAGCCGCACCGTGCAATGGCTGCGCGAAGCCGCACAACGCGATGCCACCTCGGTGCGCCGCGCGCTGGAGGAAACCGCGCTGACGACGATCTATCTCGCGACTTTCGTCTACTGGATGCAGGATGACTCGGAAAATTCGCAGAATACACGCGACTTTCTAGCGCACAAACTGAAGTATGCGGAATCCTTGGATCATCTGGTCTACAGGACATCGCATGAAGAAACCGTAGCCGACGCCGCCACAGAAACACAATCCCCCCATGAAATCCCGGAATCGCTTGAATCCTCACCGTTGACCGAACCGGTAGTACATGAAAGGCATGCGAAATCCGGTTAA
- the erpA gene encoding iron-sulfur cluster insertion protein ErpA: MSTENHTPLLFTENAAFKVKQLIDEEGNNNLKLRVFVSGGGCSGFQYGFTFDETINEDDTIMEKNGVKLLVDPMSFQYLIGAEIDYQENIKGAQFVIKNPGASSTCGCGSSFSV, from the coding sequence ATGAGCACTGAAAATCACACCCCGCTTTTATTTACTGAAAATGCGGCTTTTAAAGTCAAACAATTGATTGACGAAGAAGGCAACAATAATCTCAAACTCAGGGTCTTTGTCAGCGGCGGCGGCTGCTCGGGCTTTCAGTATGGATTTACTTTTGATGAAACCATCAACGAAGATGACACTATCATGGAGAAAAACGGCGTCAAACTGCTGGTCGATCCGATGAGTTTTCAGTACCTGATCGGTGCTGAAATTGATTACCAGGAAAATATAAAAGGTGCTCAGTTCGTTATCAAAAACCCTGGTGCTAGCAGCACATGCGGTTGCGGCTCGTCGTTCTCGGTATGA
- the argC gene encoding N-acetyl-gamma-glutamyl-phosphate reductase, protein MINVGIVGGTGYTGVELLRLLAQHPKVKIKAITSRSEAGMNVAELFTNLRGHIDLKFSDPVNAKLTKCDVVFFATPNGIAMQQAESLLKADVKVIDLAADFRIKDVAEWEKWYGMQHACPNLVAEAVYGLPEINREQVKNARLIANPGCYPTAVQLGFLPLIEAGVIDIKHLIADVKSGVSGAGRKAEVHTLHAEASDNFKAYGVPGHRHLPEIKQGLSNIAKKPVGLTFVPHLVPMIRGIHATLYAKLTKQVDLQTLYEKRYQNEAFVDVLPAGKHPETRSVRGSNLCRIAVHQPQNSDTVVILSVTDNLVKGAAGQAIQNMNILFGLPETLGINQVPLLP, encoded by the coding sequence ATGATCAATGTCGGCATTGTCGGTGGAACCGGTTACACAGGCGTAGAGTTATTGCGCTTACTGGCGCAACATCCCAAAGTGAAAATAAAAGCGATTACATCGCGCAGCGAAGCGGGCATGAATGTGGCGGAATTATTCACTAATCTGCGCGGACATATCGACCTCAAATTCAGCGATCCTGTTAATGCCAAACTCACCAAGTGCGATGTGGTTTTTTTTGCCACACCGAATGGCATTGCCATGCAGCAAGCGGAATCCCTGTTGAAAGCGGATGTAAAAGTCATCGATCTGGCGGCTGATTTTCGTATCAAGGATGTCGCAGAATGGGAAAAATGGTATGGCATGCAGCATGCTTGTCCTAATCTGGTTGCCGAGGCTGTATACGGCTTACCGGAAATTAATCGCGAGCAAGTCAAGAATGCCCGTCTGATCGCCAATCCGGGTTGTTATCCAACCGCCGTGCAACTGGGCTTCCTGCCGCTGATCGAGGCTGGTGTGATCGATATCAAACATCTGATCGCCGATGTCAAATCCGGCGTTTCCGGCGCCGGACGAAAAGCCGAGGTACATACCCTGCACGCCGAAGCATCGGATAATTTCAAAGCTTACGGTGTTCCAGGGCACCGGCATCTGCCGGAGATTAAACAAGGTCTTTCCAATATAGCCAAGAAACCGGTCGGTTTGACGTTTGTTCCGCATCTGGTGCCGATGATTCGCGGCATTCATGCAACGCTCTACGCCAAGCTGACCAAACAGGTGGATTTGCAAACGCTGTACGAGAAACGTTACCAGAATGAAGCTTTTGTCGATGTGCTGCCCGCCGGTAAACATCCGGAAACCCGCTCCGTACGAGGCTCTAACCTTTGCCGCATCGCCGTGCATCAACCGCAAAACAGCGATACCGTCGTAATCCTGTCGGTAACCGATAATCTGGTCAAAGGTGCGGCAGGGCAAGCAATACAAAATATGAACATCCTATTCGGCTTACCCGAAACACTCGGCATCAATCAGGTTCCGCTCCTGCCTTGA
- a CDS encoding polymer-forming cytoskeletal protein codes for MFGRKKKNQLHHHIDTLIGANTNISGDIHFTGGLRIDGHITGNVIATDEENSTLVLSTEGRIEGKIKAVNVVINGTVTGPIDASGYLELQEKAKVHGDVQYGSIEIQLGASVDGKMLHHNKPESGNAQQPEKMITLLPPSADQAHIAVEKEAS; via the coding sequence ATGTTCGGTAGAAAAAAGAAAAACCAGCTTCATCACCATATCGATACCTTGATCGGCGCTAATACAAATATCTCAGGCGATATTCATTTCACTGGCGGCCTACGGATTGACGGACATATTACCGGCAATGTCATTGCAACCGATGAAGAGAACAGCACATTGGTTCTCAGTACCGAAGGCCGCATCGAAGGAAAAATAAAGGCTGTTAATGTTGTCATCAACGGTACGGTAACCGGCCCTATCGATGCATCAGGCTATTTGGAATTACAGGAAAAAGCGAAAGTACATGGCGATGTGCAGTACGGTTCGATAGAGATCCAGCTCGGCGCTTCCGTTGACGGAAAAATGCTGCATCACAACAAACCGGAATCCGGAAATGCGCAGCAGCCCGAGAAAATGATAACATTATTGCCACCCTCGGCCGATCAGGCGCATATAGCGGTAGAAAAGGAAGCATCATAG
- the rplM gene encoding 50S ribosomal protein L13, producing the protein MKTFSAKPHEVNHDWFVIDATGKVLGRLASQIAYRLRGKHKPIYTPHVDTGDYIVVVNADKLRVTGNKAEDKIYYRHSGYPGGIYATNFKKMHARFPTRPLEKAVKGMLPKGPLGYAMLKKLKIYAGDTHPHAAQQPKPLEIRA; encoded by the coding sequence GTGAAAACATTTTCAGCCAAACCACACGAAGTAAATCATGACTGGTTTGTCATTGACGCGACCGGTAAAGTTTTAGGCCGCCTTGCTTCGCAGATTGCTTACCGTTTACGCGGCAAACACAAACCCATTTATACACCGCACGTTGATACCGGCGACTATATCGTTGTAGTCAATGCCGACAAATTGCGCGTTACAGGCAATAAAGCGGAAGATAAAATTTATTATCGCCATAGCGGCTATCCAGGCGGGATCTACGCAACCAATTTCAAGAAAATGCACGCGCGTTTTCCAACCCGTCCGCTTGAGAAGGCTGTCAAAGGCATGTTACCTAAAGGACCACTGGGTTATGCGATGCTAAAGAAATTGAAAATATATGCTGGCGATACGCATCCACATGCCGCTCAACAACCAAAACCACTTGAAATTAGAGCATAA
- the rpsI gene encoding 30S ribosomal protein S9: MATQYNYGTGRRKSAVARVFIKPGKGAIIINDKPIDVYFSRETGRMIARQPLELTNNANTFDIMVNIHGGGESGQAGAVRHGITRALIDYDSALKSVLSKAGLVTRDAREVERKKVGLRKARRRKQFSKR; encoded by the coding sequence ATGGCTACTCAATATAATTATGGTACTGGCCGGCGTAAAAGCGCTGTTGCCCGTGTTTTTATTAAACCGGGAAAAGGCGCGATTATCATCAACGATAAACCGATTGATGTTTACTTCTCTCGCGAAACAGGCCGCATGATCGCAAGACAACCGCTAGAACTTACAAATAATGCCAATACTTTTGATATTATGGTAAACATTCATGGCGGCGGCGAATCCGGTCAGGCTGGTGCAGTACGTCATGGCATTACGCGTGCACTGATTGACTATGATTCAGCTTTAAAATCTGTACTCAGTAAAGCAGGACTGGTTACCCGCGATGCACGTGAAGTAGAAAGGAAAAAAGTAGGCTTGCGGAAAGCCCGGCGACGCAAACAATTCTCTAAACGATAA
- a CDS encoding DUF5062 family protein, with amino-acid sequence MKKLKNEAALFKEAMLAGVKYAEGRGVVQFEATDSASEKLLYIYRLLVHDKVMQPLPEDQVAEKTMRHKLTLWYAKQLPKDHPLLK; translated from the coding sequence ATGAAAAAACTGAAAAATGAGGCTGCTTTATTCAAGGAAGCCATGCTTGCGGGCGTGAAGTATGCGGAAGGACGGGGCGTGGTGCAATTTGAAGCGACCGATTCGGCGAGTGAGAAATTGCTCTACATTTATCGCTTGCTGGTACACGATAAAGTTATGCAGCCCTTACCGGAAGATCAAGTCGCCGAGAAAACCATGCGACATAAGCTTACCCTGTGGTATGCCAAACAGCTGCCAAAAGATCATCCGTTGTTGAAGTGA